The nucleotide sequence GCGATGCCGGTGATCGCGTTGGTCGCGCCCGGTCCGCTGGTGACCAGCACGACGCCCGGCTTGCCGGTGGAGCGGGCATAGCCCTCGGCGGCGTGCGCCGCGCCGGCTTCGTGGCGGACGAGGATGTGGCGGATGCGGTGATCGCCGAACAGTTCGTCGTAGATCGGCAGTACCGCCCCGCCGGGATAGCCGAACACGAATTCGACCCCCTGCCGTTCGAGGCAATCGACGAGTATCGCAGCGCCGCTGCGTTCTTCGGACACGACTGGCATTCCTTTTGCTGTTTGCGACCGACCTTGGAGGGGAAAAGATTGGCCCGGCGCGATTGGTATCGTGCCGGGCCGCTCCTCTCCAACTCCTGTCACGGGTTCAACCGTGCTTGGAAGAGCGGCTAGATGACATTAAATGTCATGTCAACTGTTAAAATGCAAATAATCTTTCAAAATGTGCCTCCATCGAGCATCTTTCCGATTGGCAGCGCGGCCATTCTTGCGATGGCTGGTTGCGGAACCAGGTGTATTGCCGCTTGGCGTAGTTGCGCGTCGTCTGCCGGCCACGGGCCACTGCCTCCTCGCGCGACCACTCGCCGCGCAGCATCCCGGCGATCTCAGGCACGCCGATCGCCCGCATCACGGGGCTGGCTGCGGGGAGATCGCGTTCAAGCAATGTCTCGACTTCTTCCACCGCACCGTTCTCGAGCATCAGCGCGAAGCGCCGGTCGCAGCGTTCGAACAGCCATTCGCGCGGCGGCAGCAGGACCAGCGGGTGGAGGTCGATCACCGGGCCGATCCCGCCGACCCGCTGCTGTTGCCAGTGCGCCAGGGGCTTGCCGGTCGAGCGAACCACTTCGAGCGCGCGGGCGACCCGGGTAGTGTCGGCGGGCTTGAGCACAGCGGCGCGCTGCGGGTCTTCTGCGGTCAGGGCGGCGTAGGCCGCGGCGACTGGCAGGGCCCGGACCGCAGCCCGCACGGCCGGGTCGATCCGCGGCACCGGAGCAATGCCGTCGAGCAGAGTGCGGATGTATAGACCGGTCCCGCCGACCAGGATCGGCACTTGCCCGGCAAGGTGGGCATCCTCGATCTCGCGCTTGGCCCGGGCGGCCCAGTCGGCGGCGGAACAGGGTTCGGCGCCGTCCCAGGCGCCGAACAGGCGGTGCGCGACGCCGCGCGTCTCCGCTTCGCTCGGACGGGCGCTGAGGACCCGCAGGTCGCTGTAGACCTGGGCGCTGTCGGCGTTGATCACCACACAGGGGCGATCCAGCGTGAGCGCCAGCTCGATGGCCAGATCGCTCTTGCCGCTCGCCGTCGGCCCTGCAATGAGCGCGACCGGTTTTGTGGAGACGTCCCCTGTGCTCATAGCCCGCCTGATAGCAGACCCGGCCGGACTGGAAACGCGCCTCGACGCGGCAACCCGCGCGCTCGAGGGAGAGGGGCTCGAACTGTCCGCCGCGCAGATGCTCGATTTCTGCGGCGACGTGCTCGAAATGCTGCTGCCGGGCGGCGATGCCGAAGTCTTGCGCCGGGTGATAGACGAGCATTTCGCTCCCTCCGACGCTATCGTGCTGGAGCGGGCGTTTGCCGTTCCGCACCTGTTCGTCTCGGACATGGATTCGACGATGATCGGGCAGGAATGCATCGATGAACTTGGGGATTTCGCCGGTCTCAAGCCGCAGATCGCGGCGATTACCGAGCGGGCGATGCAGGGCGAGCTCGATTTCGAGAGCGCGCTGCGCGAGCGAGTCATGCTGCTCCGCGATCTGCCCGAAGCGGCAATCGTCGAATGCCTCGACACCCGCATAGAGCCGATGGCCGGCGCGCGCACGCTGGTCGAAACGCTCAAGAGTCGAGGCTGCCGCACGGTGCTGGTCACCGGCGGGTTCCACCAGTTTGCCGATCCTGTAGCCGAACTGCTCGGATTCGAGCGCGTCGTCGGCAATCGCCTGGCGACCGAAGGCGGCAAGCTGACCGGCGGACTCGAAGGAGCGATCACCGACAGCTCGGTCAAGCAACGGGTCCTGCTCGAGGAGGCGGCCGAAATTGGACACGACGTGGTGACTCTCGCCACCGGCGACGGGGCGAACGACATCCCGATGCTGCAGGCTGCGACCTACGGGGTGGCTTTCCGGGCCAAGCCCAGGGCCCGGGCCGCCGCCAACGGGTGGGTCGATCGCGGCGACCTGACCTCGATTCTGAAATTGCTCGGCATCGACGAAAGCGAGTGGGTCGCGCGCTAGGTGGGGGCGACCCGCTTGCGCATCGGCTGCACCTCCCAGCGCGAGAGGCTGCGCCAGACCCATTCGAAGGGTCCGTAGCGATAGCGCTCGAGCCACCATTTCGACCACAGCAGCATGATCGCCCAGACCACCGGCACCAGCAGCCAGGCCTCACCGCGCGACACCTTGCCGTAGAGACCGCCGAACGTGCCGTAGAACACCAGCGTGCCGACGATGGTCGAGCCGAGGTAGTTGGTGAAGGCGGCGCGGCCGACCGCGGAGAAGTGATCGGCGATTGCGCTGCGATGGCCGAACAGCAAGATGATCAGCGCGGCATAGCCGACCGCTCCGACCGAGTGGAAAGGACTCACGAAAAGCCGGGTCCAGGGATAGTAGGTTACCGGATCGAAATCGGCCTTGATCGAAGCCACTGCGCCGTAGGTATGCAGCGCGAGGTCCGGCACGAGGCATGCCGCGACGACGATCCAGTAGCTTCGCCTGCTCCATGCTCCTGTGAGGAATCCTGACTTGTAGGCCGCCATGCCGAGCAGCATGAGGCCGAGCGTCTCGATCCCATAACCGAAGACGCCTTCGAACGGCTCCCACCGCACATCCTCCCGGGTCGAGGCTGCGACGTGTGCGGGGATCGATGCGTGGCTGGCTTTGTCCTCGGCGATCTTCCTGGGCAGGTCGGGATCGGGCGCCAGCAGCTGCGCGATCCGCTTTTGCTCTTCGGACGTACCTTCGCCTGCCCGCACCCGTTCAGCCATCAGCATCTGCGGGATGACCCCGGCGAATTGCGATACGTTGACGAAGAGCAGGATGGCGATCGAAAGCAGCAGCAGCCACTTCTTGTCGAGCCGCCAGAACAGGTACGCGATCATCCCGACCATCGCGTAATTGGCCAGGATATCGCCCCACCACAGCAGGTAGAAGTGGGCAAGACCGAAGCCGAGCAGCACGATCATTCGCGGATAGTGCACCTGCCAGCCCGCCTTGCCCGCGGCCACCCCGCGCTCGATCACCAGGATCGTCGAGGCGCCGAACAGGATCGAGAACAGCGACCGCCAGCGCCCGTCGACCAGGATTGAGTTGAGCGCCCACATCAGCTTGTCGTAGCCGTGGTCGAACCCGTAATCGGGTGGGTAGAAATAGGCGCTTTCGATCATCGCCATGCCGACGACGTTGACCGAAAAGATGCCCATTACGGCGACGCCGCGAATGACGTCGAGCGTCAGTATCCGGTCCGGCGAAGTCGATGCCATCTGCGTTACCCCTCATGCCCTGCGCGCGCGGTCAACGAGCGGTGTATTACTTCAGTAACACGATAAGTGAAAGCTCCATTGGCGAGGGCATCGCAAGATGGCGTGCCGTTAGCTCGCCATCCAGGTGCGAAAGAAGCTTTCGTACGCCTCTTTGAGGTCATCGAGGGGAATGCCGAACAGCGTGTCGCCGCCGACCGTGCCGAGGCGGCGAAAACCGACCAGCGCCGTGTCCTCGTTTTCGGTGCCTGTGGCGAGGGCACGATTGAGCGCATCGGTATCGGGGACGGTGACGATGTAGCGGCCCTGGTCCTCCCCGAACCACCATTGCGCTTCGGTGTAGTCCGGATGCTTTTCGATCTGGGCGCCGAGTCCGCCCGCCATGGCCATCTCCGCAAGCGCGATGGCGATGCCGCCATCCGAGACGTCGTGCACAGCGCTGACCAACCCGTCGGCAATGAGGTCGCGCACGATTCCCCCGGCGGCTTTTTCCAGCGTCAGGTCGGTAGGCGGGGTGCGGCCCTCGTCGCGGCCGTGGATTTCCTTGAGCCACAGCGATTTGCCGAGATGCGAGCGTTCCGGATCGGGTGTCGCCCAGGCCTCGGGCCAGATCAGGTAGATCGCTTCGCCCGCCGCCTTGAAGGGCATGGTCATCATGCGGTCGTAGTCGTCGATCAGTCCAACGCCGCCGATCGCCGGGGTCGGCAGGATCGCGCTGCCCCCGCCAGTCGCCTTGCTTTCGTTATAGAGGCTGACGTTGCCGGACACGATCGGGAAGTCGAGCACGCGGCAGGCCGTGCCCATGCCTTGGAGCGCGTGGACGAACTGGGCCATGATCTCGGGCCGTTGGGGATTGGCGAAGTTGAGGCAGTTGGTCACGGCCAGGGGTCTCGCACCGACTGCGCAGAGATTGCGATAAGCCTCGGCAATCGCCTGTTTTCCGCCCTCGTAGGGATCGGCGAAGACATAGCGCGGGGTGCAGTCGGTGGTCATTGCCAGCGCCTTCCTGGTGCCGTGGACGCGGACCACGCCCGCGTCGCCGCCTGTCTGCAGCGTGTCGGCTCCGACCTGGCTGTCGTACTGCTCGGCAATCCACTTGCGCGAGGACAGATTGGGGCTGGCGAGCAACTTGAGCAGGTCGCCGCCGACGTCGTCGGTATCGGGCCGGTCGGTCATCGGCGCGATCTTGGCCCAGGTCTTGTACTCGTCCTTCGACAGGCACGGACGGTCATACTCGGGTGCGTCGTCGGCGAGCGGGCCGAGCGGGATGTCGCAGACCACCTCGCCGCCGAACTCGAGCACCATGTGCCCGGTGTCGGTGACTTCGCCGATGACCGCGAAATCGAGCTCCCACTTGGTGAAGATCGCTTCGGCCTCGGCCTCGCGGCCGGGCTTGAGCACCATCAGCATGCGCTCCTGGCTCTCGCTCAGCATCATCTCGTAGGGGGTCATGCCCTCTTCGCGGCACGGCACCTTGTCCATGTCGAGGCGAATGCCGGCGCCGCCCTTGCTAGCCATCTCGACACTCGAACTGGTCAGCCCGGCGGCGCCCATGTCCTGGATCGCGACGATGGCGTCGGTCGCCATGAGTTCGAGACAGGCCTCGATCAGCAGCTTCTCCGTGAAAGGATCGCCGACCTGGACGGTCGGACGCTTCTCCTCGGCATCCTCGGCGAAGTCGGCACTGGCCATGGTCGCGCCGTGAATCCCGTCGCGGCCGGTCTTGGAGCCGACATAGACGATCGGATTGCCCACGCCGGTCGCGGCCGAGTAGAATATCTTGTCCTGGTCGGCGACGCCCACGGTCATCGCATTGACCAGGATGTTGCCGTCGTAGGCCGGGTCGAAGTTGGTCTCGCCGCCCACCGTCGGAACCCCCACGCAGTTGCCGTAGCCGCCGATGCCCGCGACGACGCCCTGCACGAGGTGCTTCATCTTGGGATGTTCGGGCCGGCCGAAGCGCAGCGCGTTGAGGTTTGCGACGGGCCGGGCGCCCATGGTGAACACGTCGCGCAGGATGCCGCCGACCCCGGTCGCCGCGCCCTGGTAGGGCTCGATGTAACTGGGGTGGTTGTGGCTCTCCATCTTGAAGATTGCCGCCTGGTTATCGCCGATGTCGATGACCCCGGCATTCTCGCCCGGTCCGCAAATCACCCATGGCGCCTCGGTCGGCAGCTTCTTGAGGTGGAGGCGGCTCGACTTGTACGAGCAGTGTTCGGACCACATGACCGAGAAGATGCCCAGTTCGACCAGGTTGGGCTCGCGATTCAGCCGCTGAACAACGATGGCGTATTCTTCGGGGCTGAGGCCATGCTCGGCCACGATTTCTGGCGTGATCTCGGTCATGGGTGCGCCCCATATCGGGCAAGCGCGATTCTCGCCAGCCCCGCGCCGCTTGACCGCACCGGGTATCCCCGCCAAAGCGCAAGCCATGGCGGACGAGGGCGAAGACCTATCGAAAATGAGCTTCGAGCAGGCCCTGAAGGCGCTCGAGGACGTGGTTCGGCAGCTCGAGGGCGGCGAAGTTCCACTCGACGAATCGATCGATCTCTACGAACGCGGCGAGAAGCTGCGCAAGCACTGTCAGGCGCGGCTCGATACGGCACAG is from Croceibacterium aestuarii and encodes:
- the miaA gene encoding tRNA (adenosine(37)-N6)-dimethylallyltransferase MiaA, whose protein sequence is MSTGDVSTKPVALIAGPTASGKSDLAIELALTLDRPCVVINADSAQVYSDLRVLSARPSEAETRGVAHRLFGAWDGAEPCSAADWAARAKREIEDAHLAGQVPILVGGTGLYIRTLLDGIAPVPRIDPAVRAAVRALPVAAAYAALTAEDPQRAAVLKPADTTRVARALEVVRSTGKPLAHWQQQRVGGIGPVIDLHPLVLLPPREWLFERCDRRFALMLENGAVEEVETLLERDLPAASPVMRAIGVPEIAGMLRGEWSREEAVARGRQTTRNYAKRQYTWFRNQPSQEWPRCQSERCSMEAHFERLFAF
- the serB gene encoding phosphoserine phosphatase SerB, with the protein product MLIARLIADPAGLETRLDAATRALEGEGLELSAAQMLDFCGDVLEMLLPGGDAEVLRRVIDEHFAPSDAIVLERAFAVPHLFVSDMDSTMIGQECIDELGDFAGLKPQIAAITERAMQGELDFESALRERVMLLRDLPEAAIVECLDTRIEPMAGARTLVETLKSRGCRTVLVTGGFHQFADPVAELLGFERVVGNRLATEGGKLTGGLEGAITDSSVKQRVLLEEAAEIGHDVVTLATGDGANDIPMLQAATYGVAFRAKPRARAAANGWVDRGDLTSILKLLGIDESEWVAR
- a CDS encoding DUF418 domain-containing protein; the protein is MASTSPDRILTLDVIRGVAVMGIFSVNVVGMAMIESAYFYPPDYGFDHGYDKLMWALNSILVDGRWRSLFSILFGASTILVIERGVAAGKAGWQVHYPRMIVLLGFGLAHFYLLWWGDILANYAMVGMIAYLFWRLDKKWLLLLSIAILLFVNVSQFAGVIPQMLMAERVRAGEGTSEEQKRIAQLLAPDPDLPRKIAEDKASHASIPAHVAASTREDVRWEPFEGVFGYGIETLGLMLLGMAAYKSGFLTGAWSRRSYWIVVAACLVPDLALHTYGAVASIKADFDPVTYYPWTRLFVSPFHSVGAVGYAALIILLFGHRSAIADHFSAVGRAAFTNYLGSTIVGTLVFYGTFGGLYGKVSRGEAWLLVPVVWAIMLLWSKWWLERYRYGPFEWVWRSLSRWEVQPMRKRVAPT
- the purL gene encoding phosphoribosylformylglycinamidine synthase subunit PurL, producing MTEITPEIVAEHGLSPEEYAIVVQRLNREPNLVELGIFSVMWSEHCSYKSSRLHLKKLPTEAPWVICGPGENAGVIDIGDNQAAIFKMESHNHPSYIEPYQGAATGVGGILRDVFTMGARPVANLNALRFGRPEHPKMKHLVQGVVAGIGGYGNCVGVPTVGGETNFDPAYDGNILVNAMTVGVADQDKIFYSAATGVGNPIVYVGSKTGRDGIHGATMASADFAEDAEEKRPTVQVGDPFTEKLLIEACLELMATDAIVAIQDMGAAGLTSSSVEMASKGGAGIRLDMDKVPCREEGMTPYEMMLSESQERMLMVLKPGREAEAEAIFTKWELDFAVIGEVTDTGHMVLEFGGEVVCDIPLGPLADDAPEYDRPCLSKDEYKTWAKIAPMTDRPDTDDVGGDLLKLLASPNLSSRKWIAEQYDSQVGADTLQTGGDAGVVRVHGTRKALAMTTDCTPRYVFADPYEGGKQAIAEAYRNLCAVGARPLAVTNCLNFANPQRPEIMAQFVHALQGMGTACRVLDFPIVSGNVSLYNESKATGGGSAILPTPAIGGVGLIDDYDRMMTMPFKAAGEAIYLIWPEAWATPDPERSHLGKSLWLKEIHGRDEGRTPPTDLTLEKAAGGIVRDLIADGLVSAVHDVSDGGIAIALAEMAMAGGLGAQIEKHPDYTEAQWWFGEDQGRYIVTVPDTDALNRALATGTENEDTALVGFRRLGTVGGDTLFGIPLDDLKEAYESFFRTWMAS
- a CDS encoding exodeoxyribonuclease VII small subunit, which translates into the protein MADEGEDLSKMSFEQALKALEDVVRQLEGGEVPLDESIDLYERGEKLRKHCQARLDTAQARIEKIVQGPDGRAAGAEPFDAE